One Tomitella gaofuii DNA segment encodes these proteins:
- a CDS encoding ferritin-like fold-containing protein, with product MVLPQHLQRIHRPPPRCRRNAPGEYPGTARANCEHVGAHAAATVSSAPRRGTRVPDPTPRMGGTAMTDTFELDISRIRDEARKRIDAGAVTSGNELDIDRLIDLLNQVVATEIVCHLRYSQNAIVASGIDRAQVASEFAEHATEELQHGQRAAERINQLGGTPDMNPATLAERSHTDYVATDPTDLEQMLRENLVAERIVITTYQEIVRWIGDADPTTRRVMESILEEEEEHADDLSDLLGL from the coding sequence ATGGTCCTCCCGCAGCATCTCCAACGCATTCATCGGCCTCCTCCTCGCTGTCGTCGGAACGCGCCCGGGGAGTACCCGGGCACCGCGCGGGCAAACTGCGAGCACGTCGGGGCGCATGCGGCCGCGACCGTTTCCAGCGCACCGCGCAGGGGTACCCGCGTGCCGGACCCGACGCCGCGCATGGGAGGAACCGCAATGACCGACACCTTCGAGCTCGACATTTCCCGCATCCGCGATGAGGCCCGCAAGAGGATCGACGCGGGCGCCGTCACCAGCGGCAACGAACTGGACATCGATCGCCTCATCGACCTCCTCAACCAGGTGGTCGCCACGGAGATCGTCTGCCATCTGCGGTACAGCCAGAATGCGATCGTCGCCTCGGGAATCGACCGCGCGCAGGTCGCATCGGAGTTCGCTGAGCATGCCACCGAAGAGCTGCAGCACGGCCAACGCGCCGCCGAGCGGATCAACCAGCTCGGCGGCACACCGGACATGAACCCCGCGACGCTCGCCGAGCGCAGCCACACTGATTACGTGGCGACCGATCCGACCGACCTCGAGCAGATGCTGCGGGAGAATCTGGTGGCTGAACGCATCGTGATCACCACCTACCAGGAGATTGTGCGGTGGATCGGCGATGCCGACCCCACGACTCGGCGCGTCATGGAGTCCATCCTCGAGGAGGAAGAGGAGCACGCCGACGATCTCAGCGACCTTCTCGGCCTGTGA
- a CDS encoding SDR family oxidoreductase, with protein sequence MTDEHAPHTIPYPGHTSEMAEEPADEMRGYEGRGLLEGRRALITGGDSGIGRAVAVAFAKEGADVAIAYLEESDDARRTCRLVEEQHRRCVPLVGDLADPAHCRSVVQRTVELLGGVNIVVNNAAYQSPAADLTEIGDDQWRHTFEVNIDSFFHITKAALSHMRSGDAVINTGSINGLRENKTLIDYSATKGAVLAWTYSMAQSLTPRGIRVNCVAPGPVWTPLIPATLPAGKVDDFGHDVPMGRAAQPDEIAPSYVFFASPTFSSYYTGEVLAPIGGETLPG encoded by the coding sequence ATGACAGACGAGCATGCCCCCCATACGATCCCCTATCCAGGACACACTTCCGAGATGGCGGAGGAGCCGGCCGACGAGATGCGGGGTTACGAGGGCAGAGGACTGCTTGAGGGCCGACGTGCCCTCATCACGGGCGGCGACTCGGGCATCGGCCGCGCGGTGGCCGTCGCCTTCGCAAAAGAAGGCGCCGACGTGGCCATCGCATACTTGGAGGAGTCGGACGACGCACGCCGCACCTGCCGGCTCGTCGAGGAACAGCACCGGCGATGCGTGCCACTGGTGGGCGACCTCGCCGACCCTGCGCACTGCAGGTCGGTAGTCCAGCGGACAGTCGAGCTGCTCGGCGGCGTGAACATCGTCGTCAACAACGCCGCATACCAGTCGCCTGCAGCGGACCTGACGGAGATCGGCGACGACCAGTGGCGGCACACCTTCGAGGTGAACATCGACAGCTTCTTCCACATCACCAAAGCCGCATTGAGCCACATGCGTTCCGGCGACGCGGTGATCAACACCGGCTCGATCAACGGGTTGCGGGAAAACAAGACATTGATCGACTATTCGGCGACGAAAGGCGCCGTGCTGGCTTGGACGTACTCGATGGCGCAGTCGCTGACGCCCCGGGGAATCCGAGTGAACTGTGTGGCGCCGGGACCGGTGTGGACGCCATTGATCCCCGCGACGCTTCCGGCCGGCAAGGTCGACGACTTCGGGCACGACGTGCCGATGGGGCGCGCAGCCCAGCCCGATGAGATCGCGCCGTCCTATGTGTTCTTCGCGTCCCCGACGTTCTCGTCGTACTACACCGGCGAGGTGCTGGCGCCGATCGGCGGCGAGACGCTGCCAGGCTGA
- the thpD gene encoding ectoine hydroxylase encodes MSDATSVDDDPQADMYPTRSEAGEAEPFVRRDPVVHSLNQERWDGPLGEDMLSLYERDGFLWFEGFFSQERVQPFFDELSSMAADAEIMESDGIIADPDTGELRSVFGMHRISEYFSELTRDPRILGMVRQLLGGDVYIHQSRINDKYGFKGSGFEWHSDFETWHSEDGMPRMRALSASLLLTDNNEFNGPLMLIPGSHQYFVPSAGETPEGNWRDSLKDQRSGVPDQHTLRKLATKGGIQAPKGGPGSLLLFECNTLHASNKNMSPWPRSNLFFVYNSVDNTPVDPYCGNNPRPGFLAERTTFDPLTMAPNSHLPWAAKL; translated from the coding sequence ATGTCTGATGCCACTTCGGTCGACGACGATCCGCAGGCGGACATGTATCCCACACGCTCCGAGGCCGGAGAGGCCGAGCCGTTCGTACGCCGTGACCCCGTGGTGCACTCGCTCAACCAGGAACGCTGGGACGGTCCGCTCGGCGAGGACATGCTCTCACTCTACGAGCGGGACGGCTTCCTCTGGTTCGAGGGATTCTTCTCCCAGGAGCGCGTGCAACCGTTCTTCGACGAGCTGAGCTCGATGGCCGCCGATGCGGAGATCATGGAATCCGACGGCATCATCGCCGACCCCGATACGGGCGAACTGAGGTCGGTGTTCGGCATGCACCGGATCTCGGAGTATTTCAGTGAACTTACCCGCGATCCACGCATCCTCGGCATGGTGCGGCAGTTGCTCGGCGGTGACGTCTACATCCACCAGTCGAGGATCAACGACAAATACGGGTTCAAGGGCAGCGGCTTCGAGTGGCACTCAGATTTCGAAACATGGCATTCTGAGGACGGCATGCCGAGGATGCGAGCGCTGTCCGCCTCCCTCCTGCTCACCGACAACAATGAGTTCAACGGTCCGCTCATGCTCATCCCAGGATCGCACCAGTACTTCGTCCCCTCTGCGGGCGAGACGCCCGAAGGTAACTGGAGGGACTCGCTCAAGGACCAGCGATCGGGTGTGCCGGACCAGCACACGTTGCGCAAACTTGCGACGAAAGGCGGTATCCAGGCACCGAAGGGCGGCCCGGGCTCGCTTCTTCTTTTTGAATGCAACACGCTGCACGCATCGAACAAGAATATGTCGCCGTGGCCGCGATCGAACCTGTTCTTCGTGTACAACAGCGTCGACAACACGCCGGTCGATCCGTACTGCGGCAACAATCCGCGACCCGGCTTCCTGGCCGAGCGTACGACTTTCGACCCGTTGACTATGGCGCCGAACAGCCACTTGCCCTGGGCGGCGAAGCTCTGA
- a CDS encoding STAS domain-containing protein: protein MTSITRIAHHPAQTRTGRDTYPWNRVAPGHGASRRGPGASAPIAAEVSPSPLAFVGSGDPCIVALRGDVDAANDAVLRSQLGRLILRDTVVDLTRLGFCGAGALDALFEHSGRLARSGAALHLACCPSSLRGIIERLGLHAALPISDTIAGATSALLLRDEP, encoded by the coding sequence ATGACTTCGATCACCCGCATTGCCCACCATCCTGCGCAAACTCGGACTGGCCGCGATACGTACCCATGGAACCGCGTAGCGCCTGGACACGGCGCGTCCCGGCGTGGTCCGGGCGCGTCCGCCCCGATCGCTGCGGAGGTTTCGCCGAGTCCTCTGGCGTTCGTCGGCTCTGGCGACCCCTGCATCGTCGCGCTCCGGGGGGACGTCGACGCCGCCAACGATGCGGTATTGCGCAGTCAACTGGGTCGGCTGATTCTCCGCGATACCGTCGTCGATCTCACCCGGCTCGGATTCTGTGGCGCCGGCGCGCTCGACGCGCTTTTCGAGCACAGCGGCCGCCTTGCCCGCTCCGGTGCCGCGCTGCATCTGGCCTGCTGTCCGTCGTCGTTGCGCGGCATCATCGAACGGCTCGGACTCCACGCCGCGCTGCCGATCTCCGACACCATCGCCGGCGCCACGTCCGCCCTCCTGCTACGCGACGAGCCCTGA
- a CDS encoding alpha,alpha-trehalose-phosphate synthase (UDP-forming) produces the protein MEQTCTRRPSLSDFLVVANRLPVTRGGAGQEETAWRRSPGGLVSALEPVLRRARGAWVGWAGCSDQQVAPFTLDGMRMHPVSLSARDVAGYYEGFANATVWPLFHDAIVSPTLIRDWWQRYVEVNTRFAEATALAAAPGATVWVHDYQLLLVPAMLRTLRPDVSIGFFLHIPFPPTELFMQLPWWPDLLRGMLGADLVGFQLARDADNFRRTADMRGLATAPPGSGGGGHVHMGGRAVRVDAFPVAADGAVLASLARSDAVRRRARQMRAELGDPRTVILSVDRLDYTKGVPQRLDALDKLYAQRRLDVDRHVTVQIVTPSRERIPQYRELRKQVETRVGRINGAHGRLGQPAVRYLHRSVDRDEMAAFLVAADLMLVTPLRDGMNLVAKEYAACHPDGDGALVLSEFAGAAAELDAAYLVNPYDTDQLARMISTALDDAPDDRRRRMSTLHEQVLRRDVHTWAREYLSALGATRTDAHRRTVVGGDRPRPRAAAGAPTAGDLWREQ, from the coding sequence ATGGAGCAGACTTGCACGCGCCGACCATCACTGTCCGACTTCCTCGTCGTAGCGAATCGGCTTCCCGTCACCCGCGGGGGCGCGGGGCAGGAAGAAACGGCTTGGCGGCGCAGCCCCGGTGGCCTCGTCAGCGCACTGGAGCCGGTGCTGCGCCGTGCTCGGGGCGCGTGGGTCGGGTGGGCCGGGTGCAGCGACCAGCAGGTCGCCCCGTTCACGCTTGACGGGATGCGAATGCATCCCGTGTCGCTGAGTGCCCGCGATGTGGCCGGCTACTACGAGGGTTTCGCCAATGCGACGGTCTGGCCGCTGTTTCATGACGCGATCGTCTCTCCCACCCTCATCCGCGACTGGTGGCAGCGCTACGTTGAGGTGAACACACGATTCGCGGAGGCCACCGCGCTGGCCGCTGCGCCGGGGGCCACGGTGTGGGTGCACGACTACCAGCTGTTGCTGGTGCCGGCGATGTTGCGGACGCTGCGCCCCGATGTGTCGATCGGATTCTTCCTTCACATACCGTTTCCTCCAACGGAGCTCTTCATGCAGCTTCCGTGGTGGCCGGATCTGCTGCGGGGAATGCTGGGCGCCGACCTGGTCGGCTTCCAGCTGGCACGTGACGCCGACAACTTCCGGCGCACGGCGGACATGCGCGGGCTCGCCACGGCTCCCCCCGGCTCCGGCGGCGGGGGGCATGTGCACATGGGCGGGCGTGCCGTACGCGTCGACGCGTTCCCCGTGGCCGCCGATGGGGCCGTCCTGGCGTCGCTCGCGCGCAGCGATGCCGTTCGCCGGCGGGCACGGCAGATGCGCGCCGAACTCGGCGACCCTCGGACCGTCATACTCAGCGTCGACCGGCTCGATTACACCAAGGGGGTGCCGCAACGGCTCGACGCGCTCGACAAGCTCTACGCGCAGCGGCGGTTGGACGTCGACCGCCACGTCACTGTGCAGATCGTCACCCCGAGCCGTGAGCGGATCCCTCAGTACCGGGAATTGCGGAAACAGGTGGAGACGCGCGTGGGCCGTATCAACGGTGCGCACGGACGGTTAGGGCAGCCGGCGGTGCGTTACCTGCACCGCTCTGTGGACCGCGACGAGATGGCGGCGTTTCTGGTCGCCGCGGACCTCATGCTGGTCACACCGCTCCGCGACGGCATGAACCTCGTGGCCAAGGAGTACGCGGCCTGCCATCCGGACGGAGACGGGGCCCTTGTTCTCAGCGAGTTCGCGGGCGCCGCGGCCGAACTCGACGCCGCGTACCTGGTCAACCCTTACGACACCGACCAGCTCGCCCGAATGATCAGCACCGCGCTGGACGACGCCCCCGACGATCGGCGCCGCCGCATGAGCACGCTGCACGAGCAGGTTCTCCGGCGCGACGTGCACACATGGGCACGCGAGTACCTGTCGGCCCTCGGCGCGACGCGTACGGACGCTCACCGCCGCACCGTGGTCGGAGGGGATCGTCCACGGCCACGTGCGGCAGCCGGCGCACCGACTGCCGGTGACCTGTGGAGGGAGCAGTGA
- a CDS encoding GAF and ANTAR domain-containing protein, protein MDTPSPQQREPRLVDAFVDMADTLVADFDTAELLHRLTEYCVELLGVAEAGMLLADQRGSLQVLASSDERTELLELFQLQVNEGPCVDCFRTGRSVAVEDLAATRGRWPTFTPEALRVGYISVHTVPLRLRDQIIGALNLFGTAPGTLSEADKHVARALAETATIGILSERAIRHGEVLTEQLQTALNSRVIIEQAKGVLAHAGGVPIDATFAVLRDYGRARQTRLTDIARQVVTGVLDPATVLDAVAQPRA, encoded by the coding sequence ATGGACACCCCTTCGCCGCAGCAGCGGGAGCCCCGCCTCGTCGACGCGTTCGTCGACATGGCCGACACCCTCGTCGCCGACTTCGACACCGCCGAACTGTTGCACCGGCTCACCGAATACTGCGTCGAACTGCTCGGCGTCGCCGAGGCCGGGATGCTGCTCGCCGACCAACGCGGCAGCCTGCAGGTGCTGGCCTCGTCGGATGAGCGCACCGAACTGCTCGAGCTGTTCCAGCTGCAGGTCAACGAGGGGCCGTGTGTGGACTGCTTCCGCACCGGACGCTCGGTGGCGGTCGAGGACCTGGCGGCGACGCGCGGCCGGTGGCCGACGTTCACCCCCGAGGCGCTCAGAGTCGGATACATCAGCGTGCACACCGTGCCGCTGCGGCTGCGCGACCAGATCATCGGGGCGTTGAACCTCTTCGGCACGGCCCCCGGCACGTTGTCCGAGGCGGACAAGCATGTGGCCCGGGCGTTGGCGGAAACCGCGACGATCGGGATCTTGTCCGAGCGGGCCATCCGGCACGGGGAGGTGCTCACCGAGCAGCTTCAGACCGCGCTCAACAGCCGGGTGATCATCGAGCAGGCGAAAGGGGTGCTCGCCCACGCCGGCGGCGTGCCCATCGATGCGACTTTCGCCGTGCTGCGCGACTACGGGCGTGCCCGGCAGACGCGGCTGACCGACATCGCCCGGCAGGTCGTCACTGGCGTACTGGATCCTGCAACGGTCCTGGACGCCGTCGCTCAGCCCCGGGCCTAG
- a CDS encoding GAF and ANTAR domain-containing protein, with the protein MVCDACAQLLPVDGASLSAGRGVGGGVREVLSSDETAAAIESEHDTLGEGPAIEALTERRPVLVADLSADAARGWPVFAAEIARCRVGAVFVFPLHSGAAIAGTMSLYRRSPGWLAPADLATTLRLVDLATAAVLAITSGDGALEGLSLPRAVVHQAVGMLVSAHRIGVDEAMARMRGYAFASGIDITDLAAEITTGRLPPEAVMP; encoded by the coding sequence GTGGTATGCGATGCCTGCGCGCAGTTGCTGCCCGTCGACGGCGCCTCGCTTTCCGCTGGTCGCGGAGTGGGCGGCGGCGTGCGCGAAGTGCTGTCCAGCGATGAGACTGCGGCGGCAATAGAGTCCGAGCACGATACGCTCGGCGAAGGGCCCGCTATCGAAGCGCTCACCGAGCGCCGCCCGGTGCTGGTGGCGGACCTGTCCGCCGACGCCGCACGCGGCTGGCCGGTGTTCGCCGCCGAGATCGCCCGGTGCCGTGTGGGCGCCGTGTTCGTTTTCCCGCTGCACAGCGGCGCCGCGATAGCGGGCACGATGAGCCTGTACCGGCGCAGCCCCGGCTGGTTGGCCCCGGCCGATCTCGCCACCACTTTGCGCCTGGTGGATCTGGCCACGGCGGCCGTGCTGGCCATAACATCGGGTGATGGGGCCCTTGAAGGCCTGTCGTTGCCGCGGGCGGTGGTGCACCAGGCCGTCGGCATGCTCGTGTCCGCGCACCGCATCGGTGTCGACGAGGCGATGGCGCGCATGCGGGGGTACGCCTTCGCCTCCGGCATCGACATCACCGACCTCGCTGCCGAGATCACCACCGGCCGCCTGCCGCCGGAGGCCGTCATGCCATGA